One window of Acidobacteriota bacterium genomic DNA carries:
- a CDS encoding HD domain-containing protein, producing AFKRLAGKTQVITGRRSDHHRTRLTHSIEVATLCRSVADKLGLNTHLAACLGFCHDLGHPPLGHCGEEILNEICLRFGDSFEHNRHTLTIVDEFEQKYAFCPGLNLSYEVREGIIKHSTNDHYRNDPTLAEFDFTCQPPLESQLVDYCDEICYSYSDLDDALEAGFVTLDVILRELDDFHELYTQLNQRYPGTDARLIFNETLRRMMNLTVRDMTATIEQNLASTRTMTVADVRRCGRRLVGYSPDMSRWVLRLKQFLRAHYYQHPEIQGRRQVETEKIRRLFECYAAHPEHLPSRYQEMIRDGRMPMHRVIVYYIAGFTDNYFAEMADTFGI from the coding sequence GGCGTTCAAGCGGCTGGCCGGAAAGACACAGGTGATCACTGGCCGGCGGTCCGACCATCACCGGACCCGGCTGACCCACAGTATCGAAGTGGCGACCCTCTGTCGCTCCGTGGCGGACAAGCTGGGATTGAACACGCACCTGGCCGCCTGCCTGGGATTCTGCCACGATCTGGGGCATCCGCCGCTGGGGCACTGCGGCGAGGAGATCTTGAACGAAATCTGCCTGCGCTTCGGCGATTCGTTCGAACATAACCGCCACACGCTCACCATCGTAGATGAATTCGAGCAGAAATATGCGTTCTGTCCGGGCTTGAACTTGAGCTACGAGGTTCGGGAAGGCATCATCAAACATTCCACCAACGACCATTATCGCAACGATCCCACCCTGGCCGAGTTCGATTTCACCTGTCAGCCGCCGCTCGAGTCCCAGCTTGTGGATTACTGCGATGAGATCTGCTACTCCTATTCGGACCTGGATGACGCGCTGGAAGCGGGATTTGTGACTCTCGATGTCATTCTGCGGGAGCTGGACGATTTCCATGAATTGTACACCCAGCTGAACCAGCGTTACCCCGGGACCGACGCCCGCTTGATCTTCAACGAGACGTTACGCCGCATGATGAACCTGACGGTGCGCGACATGACGGCAACGATCGAACAGAACTTGGCGAGCACGCGAACCATGACCGTGGCGGACGTCCGTCGGTGCGGCCGCCGGCTGGTAGGCTACTCTCCGGACATGAGCCGCTGGGTGCTCCGGCTGAAGCAGTTTCTACGCGCCCATTACTATCAGCACCCGGAGATTCAGGGCCGTCGGCAGGTCGAGACGGAAAAAATCCGACGTCTGTTTGAATGCTATGCAGCGCACCCCGAACATCTTCCCAGCCGCTACCAGGAGATGATCCGCGACGGCCGAATGCCGATGCACCGCGTGATCGTGTATTACATCGCCGGTTTCACCGACAATTACTTTGCCGAGATGGCCGACACTTTCGGCATCTAA
- a CDS encoding sodium:solute symporter family protein: MSVYLYVILGYLIVLLAFNFYRSRKIKSHDDFMVAGRSLSLKVMVFTLICTWIGSGTFIAGAEYAAKAGWSSLWLPAGAWVGIAVIFFLAGKIRTFGQYTIGDILEVRYGKFARLFGAVALIIAFVTIVSYQFRAGGYILNVLSAGGISVETGQALTAAFVIVFTALGGMMAVAHTDLPNGIIIVLACLVAVPLVILFAGGWSAAPASLPATHFQTFSADFGEHPWLKGGAYFLATMMLLMGVQSMYQKFYSAKTPREAKTAVGLWIIGTIVVETVVVVIAIYGASANWVQLKTFDISRQLQTEVNASMEPVDLAARVDALVSEGEAAGQIKPSQAVALRKSFQAELDPLHGDREAVLAKLNRMGDDPASIVLVAARNLTGTGWLGLVAGLLLLAAACVVVLSTGMNYLLSPSTNIMRDIYQRFIRPDAPSDRMVALQKVFIVILGVCAFLMIFIPTVLKLKISVLSYSYFAYTMYGVSITPALLAALSWRRATKLGGTVSIISGAAVALLLEIVVPNFFPEVMRGPAGSQDPWGIPSIYPALLISVLALVVVSYLTPPPDPEKLKALFPEH; encoded by the coding sequence ATGTCCGTTTACCTGTATGTGATCCTGGGCTACCTGATTGTGCTGCTGGCATTCAACTTTTATCGTTCCCGGAAAATCAAGAGCCATGATGACTTCATGGTCGCCGGCCGGTCATTGAGTCTCAAGGTGATGGTGTTCACTCTGATCTGCACATGGATCGGCTCCGGCACATTTATCGCCGGCGCCGAGTATGCGGCCAAGGCCGGCTGGAGCAGCTTGTGGCTGCCGGCCGGGGCCTGGGTGGGCATCGCGGTGATTTTCTTTCTAGCGGGCAAGATCCGTACGTTCGGGCAATACACCATCGGGGACATCCTGGAGGTGCGCTATGGCAAATTCGCTCGGCTGTTTGGCGCCGTCGCCCTGATCATCGCGTTCGTCACCATCGTCAGCTACCAGTTCCGCGCCGGGGGTTATATCCTCAACGTGCTGAGCGCCGGCGGGATCAGTGTGGAGACGGGTCAGGCCCTGACCGCCGCATTCGTCATCGTGTTCACCGCCCTGGGCGGCATGATGGCCGTAGCCCATACCGACCTGCCCAACGGCATCATCATCGTGCTGGCCTGTTTGGTCGCGGTGCCGCTGGTGATTCTGTTCGCCGGCGGCTGGAGCGCCGCGCCGGCGTCGCTGCCAGCTACTCATTTTCAGACTTTCAGCGCCGATTTCGGGGAGCATCCTTGGTTGAAGGGCGGCGCCTATTTTCTGGCCACCATGATGCTGCTCATGGGTGTGCAGAGCATGTATCAGAAGTTCTACAGCGCCAAAACCCCCAGAGAAGCCAAGACCGCAGTGGGCCTATGGATCATCGGTACGATCGTCGTTGAAACGGTGGTGGTGGTCATCGCCATCTACGGCGCATCGGCCAACTGGGTCCAGTTGAAAACGTTCGATATCAGCCGCCAGCTCCAGACCGAGGTGAACGCCTCAATGGAACCGGTTGACCTTGCGGCCCGGGTGGATGCTCTTGTCAGCGAAGGAGAAGCGGCCGGCCAGATCAAACCGTCGCAGGCTGTGGCATTGCGCAAATCGTTCCAGGCTGAACTGGATCCGCTGCACGGAGATCGCGAAGCCGTGTTGGCCAAGCTCAACCGCATGGGAGACGATCCGGCTTCGATTGTCCTGGTCGCCGCCCGCAACCTGACCGGCACCGGCTGGCTGGGATTGGTCGCCGGTCTGCTGCTGCTGGCCGCCGCCTGCGTGGTGGTGCTCTCCACCGGAATGAACTATCTGCTGTCGCCCAGCACGAACATCATGCGCGACATTTACCAGCGGTTCATCCGCCCGGACGCGCCCTCCGACCGGATGGTGGCGCTGCAGAAAGTATTCATCGTGATCCTGGGAGTCTGCGCCTTTCTGATGATCTTTATCCCCACCGTCCTGAAGCTGAAAATATCCGTTTTGTCCTACAGCTACTTCGCCTACACGATGTACGGCGTCTCCATCACCCCGGCCTTGTTAGCCGCCTTGAGCTGGAGGCGGGCGACCAAACTCGGCGGGACGGTGTCCATCATCAGCGGTGCTGCCGTCGCGTTGCTGCTGGAGATCGTCGTGCCCAATTTTTTTCCTGAAGTGATGCGCGGGCCGGCCGGATCGCAGGATCCGTGGGGGATACCGAGCATCTATCCCGCCCTGTTGATATCGGTGCTCGCCCTGGTGGTGGTCTCCTATCTGACCCCGCCCCCGGATCCGGAGAAACTGAAAGCCCTTTTTCCCGAGCACTGA